Proteins co-encoded in one Fusarium musae strain F31 chromosome 3, whole genome shotgun sequence genomic window:
- a CDS encoding hypothetical protein (EggNog:ENOG41), with amino-acid sequence MASSNTPEAQGTSYVEMHDKNEAALIGKHCEYDYCNQLDFLPFFCQSCRKTFCLDHRSEGSHKCTNPGAWAERKRQRELAHPSIGQGKILRDKVSQKPCASPECKTTIGTSLTPGVHCQTCNRDYCLKHRLKEDHNCSNLVPIGARPMQFDVGQKTKTAFDKLRAWGSAKKEQAGRALPKPKPSSASARIVAVNNLKKTAKGDDKTPVEKRVYIYVEAEAETAKAKFPKGEFFYNKDWVVGRVLDAAARSLQVQNINNQSSDEKDKLRVFHVEGGRILEYNEKVGTALQSGNTVVLLRGVGPATPDLIEA; translated from the coding sequence ATGGCGTCATCAAATAcaccagaagctcaaggtaCCAGCTACGTCGAGATGCACGACAAAAACGAAGCCGCGCTGATCGGCAAGCACTGCGAATATGACTACTGCAACCAACTCGACTTTCTCCCTTTCTTCTGTCAGTCATGCCGAAAGACGTTTTGTCTCGATCACCGAAGCGAAGGGTCACATAAATGTACAAACCCAGGTGCGTGGGCGGAGCGAAAGCGCCAGAGAGAGCTTGCGCATCCAAGCATTGGGCAAGGAAAGATTCTAAGGGACAAGGTGTCCCAAAAGCCTTGCGCATCCCCCGAATGCAAGACCACAATTGGTACATCTTTGACACCCGGTGTACACTGTCAAACGTGTAACCGAGATTACTGCCTGAAGCATCGTCTAAAGGAGGACCACAATTGCAGTAACTTGGTACCCATCGGGGCCCGGCCTATGCAATTCGATGTTGGTCAGAAGACAAAGACGGCATTCGACAAACTGCGCGCATGGGGTTCAGCAAAGAAAGAGCAGGCTGGCAGAGCTTTGCCCAAACCAAAGCCAAGCTCTGCATCGGCACGTATCGTTGCCGTGAACAACCTGAAGAAGACAGCCAAGGGCGACGACAAGACAcctgttgagaagagagtGTACATCTATGTGGAGGCCGAGGCAGAAACAGCAAAAGCCAAGTTTCCCAAGGGGGAGTTCTTCTACAACAAGGATTGGGTTGTAGGCCGAGTTCTGGATGCTGCAGCAAGGAGTCTGCAGGTACAAAACATCAATAACCAAAGCTCAGATGAAAAGGACAAGCTTCGAGTCTTCCACGTTGAAGGAGGCAGAATTTTGGAGTATAACGAAAAGGTTGGAACGGCGTTGCAGAGTGGAAATACTGTGGTTTTGTTGCGTGGCGTTGGACCAGCTACCCCAGACCTGATTGAGGCGTGA
- a CDS encoding hypothetical protein (EggNog:ENOG41) encodes MAGIAYYTIAGKQVAGHHLAIAWLGTLVVGTKLALSGGSSKPTATATPPINASSSDEADFIKNFLDQQDKKN; translated from the exons ATGGCTGGTATCGCTTATTACACCATTGCTGGCAAGCAGGTCGCCGGTCACCAC CTCGCCATCGCCTGGTTGGGAACTCTCGTTGTCGGTACCAAGCTCGCCCTCTCTGGTGGCTCTTCTAAGCCCACTGCTACCGCTACCCCTCCCATCAACGCCTCCAGCTCCGACGAGGCCGACTTCATCAA GAACTTCCTTGATCagcaggacaagaagaactaG
- a CDS encoding hypothetical protein (EggNog:ENOG41) translates to MTCEMCGGPLISQNVPSSIQQSSTADTIRTDSPGPVLDPSKINKNGSDAPESVKISFRRGGEKIFYERLKGSMTQRKWLLRDAPPVPNIRAADEGSKDTPAGTPGRQKGVGIAGLEQLGLNMRKNNELLIGSAFEDLEALMSSAKEVIALAERFARQTNNGQGNASAEENAILAESASQLGLVTTKDIVGGGSSESLYLSELARNLAEFLTDDSRGVLKKAGGIITLVDLWAMFNRARGGVELVSPADFEKAARLWSKLKLPVRLRTFRSGVMVVQARDRTDGTTVRAILAWLRDLHEFPPEREVPWDWQEFGRGVTAQEAAERFGWSLGVAEEELLMAEERGELCREEGLEGLKFWVNYIDPGEHKKHKSQAQKDSDEVMKALKASGLL, encoded by the coding sequence ATGACTTGCGAGATGTGTGGTGGGCCTCTGATTTCACAGAATGTCCCATCATCTATCCAGCAAAGCTCCACAGCTGATACCATAAGGACTGACTCTCCGGGGCCTGTACTGGACCCTTCCAAAATTAATAAGAATGGAAGCGATGCCCCTGAGAGTGTCAAAATTTCTTTCCGAAGAGGTGGTGAGAAGATATTCTATGAACGACTCAAGGGCTCTATGACACAACGCAAATGGCTGCTCCGAGATGCACCTCCTGTTCCAAATATCCGAGCTGCAGATGAAGGGTCCAAAGACACACCGGCCGGCACTCCCGGGCGACAGAAGGGGGTCGGTATTGCTGGTCTGGAGCAACTTGGCTTGAACATGCGCAAGAACAATGAGTTGTTAATAGGCAGTGCTTTCGAGGATCTGGAGGCTCTTATGTCATCTGCTAAGGAGGTCATCGCACTTGCAGAGCGATTCGCACGGCAAACAAATAACGGGCAAGGCAACGCATCAGCTGAAGAGAATGCCATTCTAGCGGAATCGGCGAGCCAACTTGGCCTGGTCACGACAAAGGATATTGTTGGTGGCGGGAGTTCCGAATCACTGTATTTGTCAGAGCTCGCCAGGAACCTGGCTGAGTTTCTCACTGATGACTCAAGAGGAGTCCTCAAGAAGGCAGGCGGTATCATAACGCTCGTCGATCTCTGGGCCATGTTCAACAGAGCTCGAGGCGGTGTCGAGCTCGTCAGCCCAGCAGACTTCGAGAAAGCTGCCAGGCTCTGGAGCAAGCTTAAACTGCCCGTTCGTCTGCGCACCTTCCGCAGTGGTGTCATGGTTGTCCAGGCTCGTGATCGTACCGACGGCACCACAGTCAGGGCCATACTTGCGTGGCTCCGCGATCTTCACGAGTTTCCTCCTGAGCGCGAAGTGCCTTGGGACTGGCAAGAGTTTGGCAGAGGAGTTACAGCCCAAGAAGCTGCAGAACGCTTCGGCTGGAGTCTTGGTGTTGCAGAAGAagagttgttgatggcggaAGAGCGAGGAGAGCTGTGTCGCGAGGAGGGATTGGAGGGTCTTAAGTTCTGGGTGAACTATATTGATCCGGGCGAGCACAAGAAGCACAAGTCTCAAGCTCAGAAGGATAGTGATGAGGTTATGAAAGCATTGAAAGCAAGCGGACTACTATAA
- a CDS encoding hypothetical protein (EggNog:ENOG41): MEDPESETEESSPPLQDTCIQEVTALFPDICLEYVKTIAGPLSFVPHDVINHLLDLQESGQVYQKAQRPKQAIGKRKRTSEGQDDEDEDEAEKLQNRLSEAKRKYSNLEPQAIAPKSSQMSTIKQMIAGEFPLVPVKVIQQTLSENGNRLFPTFNIISTAMNEASDHRPLPWKLKKTPSVPVPRYKKESIEASIQACPNDWEKELMKELEAARLLQSDVAEKRRAEALAEEAERMNLEEADARGEVTECGCCFADTPWNRLVYCKGEDPHAFCINCARRHAETQIGLSKYELECMSMNGCTAGFSHSERQKFLNKKLTAAIDRIEQEANLRMAKLPNLANCPFCHYAEEYPPVDVDREFRCRNDECQITSCRLCKYETHIPNTCQEAAIERGVDLRREVEEAMSKALIRKCNKCSTPFIKEEGCNKMTCTRKGCGNVQCYVCSKSCDYNHFNDESRGGKQGNCPLFESSEERHENEVNAAEKAAKQKLLEENPELAAAPELLNFHMSERVKADDMRRRSTGTRRKPSSSRESSAEGSPWAGT; encoded by the exons ATGGAGGATCCCGAAAGTGAGACAGAAGAATCATCTCCGCCTCTACAAGACACTTGCATACAAGAAGTAACTGCTCTATTTCCTGACATCTGCCTTGAGTATGTCAAGACGATTGCTGGGCCCCTCTCATTCGTCCCCCATGATGTGATCAATCATCTCCTCGACCTCCAAGAGTCTGGTCAAGTATATCAAAAGGCACAGCGACCAAAACAGGCCATCGGCAAGAGGAAGCGCACTTCCGAGGGacaagatgacgaagacgaagacgaagccgAGAAACTACAGAACAGACTCTCCGAAGCAAAGCGCAAATACAGTAATCTCGAACCACAAGCCATTGCTCCCAAGAGTTCCCAAATGTCCACTAT CAAGCAAATGATCGCAGGTGAATTCCCACTGGTGCCAGTCAAGGTCATTCAACAAACCCTCTCTGAAAACGGAAATCGTCTTTTCCCTACATTCAATATCATCAGTACTGCCATGAATGAGGCAAGCGATCATCGCCCGTTGCCTTGGAAATTGAAGAAGACGCCCTCAGTGCCTGTACCGCGATACAAAAAAGAGAGCATCGAGGCGTCCATACAAGCCTGTCCTAACGACTGGGAAAAGGAATTGATGAAGGAACTCGAGGCTGCTCGATTACTGCAGTCTGACGTAGCTGAAAAGCGTCGAGCAGAAGCATTGGCCGAGGAGGCCGAAAGGATGAACCTTGAGGAGGCCGATGCAAGAGGAGAAGTAACTGAGTGCGGTTGCTGCTTTGCCGATACTCCATGGAACAGACTTGTCTATTGTAAAGGCGAGGATCCCCACGCTTTCTGTATCAACTGCGCCCGCCGACACGCAGAGACACAAATTGGCCTTTCAAAGTACGAACTTGAATGCATGTCCATGAATGGGTGTACGGCTGGGTTTTCTCATAGCGAGCGCCAGAAGTTCTTGAATAAGAAACTGACTGCGGCAATCGATCGAATTGAACAAGAGGCCAATCTGCGCATGGCCAAACTGCCCAACCTCGCCAACTGCCCCTTTTGCCATTATGCAGAAGAGTACCCGCCAGTCGACGTCGACAGGGAATTCCGGTGCCGAAACGACGAGTGCCAAATCACGAGTTGCCGGCTTTGTAAATACGAAACACACATACCGAATACCTGTCAGGAGGCGGCCATCGAGCGAGGTGTCGACCTGCGACGGGAGGTAGAAGAGGCTATGTCGAAAGCACTCATCCGTAAATGCAACAAGTGCAGCACCCCCTTcatcaaagaagaaggctgtaACAAGATGACTTGCACCCGCAAAGGTTGTGGTAACGTTCAGTGCTACGTCTGTTCCAAGTCTTGTGACTACAATCATTTCAACGACGAGAGTCGAGGTGGCAAGCAAGGCAACTGCCCCCTGTTCGAGAGTTCTGAAGAGCGCCACGAAAACGAAGTCAATGCTGCTGAAAAGGCAGCTAAGCAGAAGCTCTTGGAGGAGAATCCAGAGCTTGCAGCAGCGCCCGAACTCCTGAATTTCCACATGTCTGAAAGGGTTAAGGCCGACGATATGAGGCGGAGAA GCACTGGCACACGGCGCAAACCATCTTCGTCAAGAGAATCATCTGCTGAGGGAAGCCCGTGGGCAGGCACATAG
- a CDS encoding hypothetical protein (EggNog:ENOG41), translated as MASTLGDHDGSMPHYRVPGTARSSTAASTTSSSTRIALFNSLTPSSTALVSECVDTPYRQIPKTLKISWQWNKLRTFFLGNDGCSKMFAVSEHSGLFGRNSGSPCLLLHNGPTGKDEILAAAGETLRDGLSDPGVVESIVNVSAAPGSDIDTRVATEIVQALYDETEQCVVFRWAIETKQAETVQDCSFVREEFEWSMTPLQAAKDPKYCHEFKLYRTGDMKAPLEYLAMASWKEAAWKTCKIEFSDKAMQQNFGDRWSLMVVMSALRMWQLGRTGQASLEYVSN; from the coding sequence ATGGCCAGCACATTGGGAGACCACGATGGCTCCATGCCACATTATAGAGTTCCAGGAACCGCTAGATCTTCAACGGCTGCTTCGACGACATCTTCCTCCACCAGAATTGCCCTCTTTAACTCCCTCACTCCATCCAGTACAGCCCTGGTCAGCGAGTGTGTGGATACACCATATCGCCAAATACCAAAAACTTTGAAGATATCTTGGCAATGGAACAAACTGCGaactttctttcttggcAATGATGGCTGCTCAAAGATGTTTGCTGTATCAGAACACTCTGGACTTTTTGGCCGAAACTCAGGTTCGCCTTGTCTTCTCCTCCACAACGGACCAACCGGAAAGGACGAAATACTAGCAGCAGCTGGCGAGACACTGCGGGATGGCTTATCTGACCCAGGTGTTGTAGAGAGTATTGTCAATGTATCCGCAGCCCCTGGGTCAGACATCGATACTAGGGTTGCCACTGAAATCGTACAGGCACTATACGATGAAACCGAGCAGTGCGTGGTATTCCGTTGGGCAATagaaacaaaacaagcaGAGACAGTCCAAGACTGCAGCTTTGTTCGGGAAGAATTCGAGTGGTCCATGACACCGCTCCAAGCGGCCAAGGATCCTAAATACTGCCACGAATTCAAGCTTTACCGAACTGGAGATATGAAGGCGCCATTGGAATACCTCGCCATGGCCTCGTGGAAGGAGGCAGCATGGAAGACATGCAAGATTGAGTTCTCCGACAAAGCAATGCAGCAGAACTTTGGAGATCGGTGGTCTCtaatggtggtgatgtctGCCTTGAGAATGTGGCAGCTCGGTCGAACAGGACAAGCATCTTTGGAGTATGTATCGAACTGA
- a CDS encoding hypothetical protein (EggNog:ENOG41) gives MTITNSHKPEKVDVVVVGAGLSGLRAAVDVYEAGHSVIVLEAGDRVGGKTLSVDASHLGGKVDLGAAWLNDTNQSEIYKLAKEFEFDLIEQRATGNNLHQDVNGGVTKIKHGTGMPVPPDAADIVQKLLEKLSKWVDEIDPENPSAHPEAEMLDSMTFNELSVKFLGPELGPAVADSATSPLLGVGPEEVSALFMVDYIRSGTGLDNMASDKKDGGQYLRNRQGNQTFSVRLAAKLPEAAVRLRSPVKTIKQGSDGVLIETANPRQNFRAERVIVSVPTCLYPSINFEPPLPESKKTLGESTALGCTSKAIFVFDKPWWRDAGFSGIIECETGPIHFSRDTCSPEDGQYSITCFVVGDRGRDWSKWSYSEKRRIVLEQFNGVFSGVGVKAPEPVNIILQEWIKQPWIWGCPSPVMMPGTLTSDSGKALREVVGRLHFVGTETSLVWKGYMDGAVRSGIRGAEEVIRALKGESAE, from the exons ATGACCATTACTAATTCGCACAAGCCTGAGAAAGTCGACGTTGTTGTCGTCGGCGCGGGCCTTTCTGGTCTCCGCGCAGCTGTCGATGTCTATGAAGCTGGCCATTCTGTTATTGTTCTCGAAGCCGGCGATAGAGTTGGCGGCAAGACTCTGAGCGTCGATGCCTCCCACTTGGGAGGTAAAGTCGACCTCGGCGCCGCTTGGCTCAATGATACGAACCAAAGCGAGATTTACAAGCTTGCGAAAGAGTTTGAATTTGACCTGATCGAGCAGAGAGCCACTGGGAACAATTTGCATCAGGATGTAAATGGCGGCGTTACCAAGATAAAACATGGTACTGGAATGCCTGTGCCACCAGATGCAGCTGATATTGTTCAGAAActcctcgagaagctgaGCAAGTGGGTTGACGAGATTGACCCAGAGAACCCTTCAGCTCATCCCGAAGCCGAGATGCTGGACTCTATGACGTTCAATGAACTCAGCGTAAAGTTTCTGGGTCCTGAACTCGGtcctgctgttgctgattCGGCCACGAGTCCTCTCTTGGGTGTTGGGCCAGAGGAAGTCAGCGCCTTGTTCATGGTTGATTACATCCGCAGCGGTACGGGCCTGGATAACATGGCTTCTGACAAGAAGGATGGAGGACAATATTTGCGCAACAGACAAG GCAACCAGACCTTTTCGGTCCGTCTAGCAGCAAAGCTCCCAGAGGCGGCCGTGAGACTTCGCAGCCCCGTCAAGACAATCAAACAAGGCTCTGACGGTGTCTTGATCGAAACAGCCAACCCAAGGCAGAACTTCCGAGCCGAAAGGGTCATTGTCTCAGTTCCCACGTGTCTATACCCTTCTATCAATTTCGAGCCGCCGCTACCAGAGAGTAAAAAGACACTAGGCGAGAGCACAGCACTAGGCTGTACGTCTAAAGccatctttgtctttgacaaGCCATGGTGGCGCGATGCTGGTTTCAGCGGCATCATAGAATGCGAGACAGGTCCAATTCACTTCTCACGAGATACATGCTCACCAGAAGATGGACAGTACAGCATCACCTGCTTTGTCGTGGGTGACAGAGGCAGAGACTGGTCCAAGTGGTCATACTCAGAGAAACGAAGAATCGTGCTGGAGCAGTTCAACGGAGTCTTTAGTGGTGTCGGTGTAAAGGCACCCGAACCTGTCAATATCATCTTGCAGGAGTGGATCAAGCAGCCCTGGATCTGGGGTTGCCCGTCACCGGTGATGATGCCGGGAACGTTGACGAGTGATAGTGGAAAGGCCTTGCGTGAGGTGGTTGGGAGACTGCATTTTGTAGGTACTGAGACTTCGTTGGTCTGGAAGGGGTATATGGACGGTGCGGTGAGGAGTGGGATACGGGGAGCCGAAGAGGTTATTCGGGCTTTGAAGGGAGAGTCAGCAGAATAG
- a CDS encoding hypothetical protein (EggNog:ENOG41), with amino-acid sequence MSWWGKSKDPKPEEKKNEATQIKDNIVEKLPSKDQLPESVQKAVSKTGRDGNVFDDITDGYGPDSTDTNFRYAAYATRIRTILLSAHRYVAYTSDIGESFRPVAHPNLVRAAYGVSWLYLIGDVSYEGYKSYWHNQRVLNPKVQLSPRQEKVTGLPATETRLIEPGTVPPLEDYRTVMVQRAIFQSVASMGLPAFTIHSVVRYSGRAMKNMKNQVIRTWAPIGLGLAVVPFLPAMFDEPVENAVEWAFHKGFETFGGKAAVGNAPTTGREDMLAKRPKEKEL; translated from the exons ATGTCTTGGTGGGGTAAATCTAAAGACCCCAAGccggaggagaagaagaacgaaGCAACTCAGATTAAAGACAATATCGTTGAGAAGCTTCCCTCAAAGGACCAGCTACCAGAGAGTGTTCAGAAAGCCGTCAGCAAGACAGGAAGAGACGGAAATGTCTTTGACGACATAACCGATGGCTA TGGCCCCGACTCAACCGACACCAATTTTCGATATGCTGCCTATGCCACGCGAATTAGGACAATTCTTTTGTCTGCGCATCGATACGTCGCCTACACCTCGGACATTGGAGAGTCGTTTCGCCCCGTAGCTCACCCGAATCTCGTTCGCGCCGCCTACGGCGTATCTTGGCTGTATCTTATTGGCGATGTCTCGTATGAAGGTTACAAGTCATACTGGCACAATCAGCGTGTGTTGAACCCCAAAGTGCAACTCTCTCCTCGACAAGAGAAGGTTACGGGCCTTCCTGCCACCGAGACACGCCTGATCGAGCCGGGTACGGTGCCACCGCTCGAAGACTATCGCACTGTCATGGTCCAGCGCGCAATCTTCCAGAGTGTCGCCAGTATGGGACTGCCTGCTTTCACTATTCATAGTGTTGTGAGGTATTCTGGTCGCGCCATGAAGAACATGAAGAACCAGGTCATCAGGACTTGGGCTCCAATTGGTCTGGGCCTCGCAGTGGTTCCTTTCCTCCCAGCTATGTTCGACGAGCCTGTCGAGAACGCTGTTGAGTGGGCATTCCACAAAGGATTCGAGACGTTCGGAGGTAAGGCCGCAGTCGGCAATGCGCCTACAACGGGTCGCGAGGATATGCTGGCCAAGAGGCCAAAGGAGAAGGAACTGTAA
- a CDS encoding hypothetical protein (EggNog:ENOG41) has protein sequence MSSQSGGITVQHNPSSTSYRLIELPPDLLSLLESEDAPVLTMESSDSSAVIKTPTKTYALRQKNTSNALMLLTPTPLPTSSDGPVEQGISIISTIKETVELDTVPDVSSGTAKGLGGGKGKWHERFGRNR, from the exons ATGTCGAGCCAGTCAGGTGGTATCACAGTCCAACACAAcccctcctcaacaagctaTCGCCTCATCGAACTCCCTCCCGACCTATTATCTCTTCTAGAATCCGAAGATGCACCCGT ATTGACCATGGAGTCCTCTGATTCATCGGCTGTTATCAAAACGCCTACAAAGACATATGCTCTTCGTCAAAAGAACACTTCAAATGCTCTCATGCTCCTCACACCTACGCCTCTGCCCACATCATCAGATGGACCCGTTGAGCAGGGCATCTCTATTATTTCGACCATCAAGGAAACTGTAGAGCTAGATACTGTTCCTGATGTGTCTTCTGGTACTGCGAAAGGACTTGGTGGCGGCAAAGGGAAGTGGCATGAGCGATTCGGGAGAAACAGGTAG